The genomic segment TCGAATAATTTCCGTCGATGCGGAGTATGTACGATACCTGTACAGATTTGCGCATTTTCTATTTTCAGGTAAAATTAAGGCATATTTTCATCCAAGAGGGAGTATAGACAGGTATGACGTTCTTCGAAACCAAAGACATCTTGAAATCCGGGCAGCTGAAAACGGATTCGTACTGGCGCATGTTCTGGCACACGCGATTCCGTGGTTACCACGTGGCGCGGACGCTGCATGTCCCCCGCCGCAATCTGTTGGGGCAAATCTCGACCAGCACGGTCTGGATCCTGGATCCGGGCGCCTCGGGCAACAACTAGGCGGCGATCCACAGGGCATTTTCGGCGGCATCGGGGCTTGGGGCGCGCGGGACGTGCGCGCATTCCGGCAGCGCGGCGCAGTCTCCGGCGCATCTGGAAAGGGGATCACCACGAAAAGCACAGCGCGGCCGCTGGCCGCAACCAAATTATTGAACCACGAATGCACACGAATTGACACGAATAAGAAAAATCCGTGTTATCGGTGTAATCCGTGGTCAAAAAAAGACGGACCATGGAACCCTTTGAGCAGCCGACGACCGCCAAGAAGATTGTCACCACGAAGGGCGCGAAGGCCACAAAGAAAAACGGAGAAGAGTTGTTAACCGCAGAGAACGCAGAGAGCGCATAGGGCGATATAGTGCGCGGCCGGACTGGGGCGGTTGAATGGGGGCGTGTTTTTTAACCACGAATGAACACCAATGCACGCGAATGCGCCGGGAGCATCGGCTGGCCGCGATCAGGATTTTTGACCACGGATGACACGGATGACACGGATAGCAATTGGTTCCGGTGGTTGAGGCGTGCCGGCGGCTGCGTGCGATTTTCGACGCAGCCTGTTCGGATTGTTCAGCATCGGAATTGTAGCGGGGTTGATCGGGTGGCGGGCTGTTTGGTCTTGTTTGGTTCGAGCGCCGTTGCAATCCGTGTCATCGGTGTAATCCGTGGTCAAGAAAAAGAGATCACCACGAAGGACACGAAGGGCACGAAGAAAAATGGGGAAGAGCTTTGACCGCAAAGGGCGATATAGTGCGCGGCCGGACTGGGGCGTTGAATGGGGGCGTGTTTTTTAACCACGAATGATCACCAATGCACACGAATGCGCCGGGAGCATCGGCTGGCCGCGATCAGGATTTTTGACCACGGATGACACGGATGATACGGATAGCAATTGGTTCCGGTCGTTGAGGCGTGCCGGCGGCTGCGTGCGGTTTTCGACGCAGCCTGTTCGGATTGTTCAGAATCGGAATTGTAGCGGGGTTGATCGGGTGGCGGGCTGCTTCTTCTTTTTTGGTTCGAGTGTCGCTTCAATCCGTGTCATCGGTGTAATCCGTGGTCAAGAAAAAGAGATCACCACGAAGGACACGAAGGGCACGAAGAAAAATGGGGAAGAGCTTTGAACGCAGATAGCGCAAATGGCGATGTAGTGCGCGGCCGGACTGGGGCGGTTGAATGGGGGCGTGTTTTTTAACCACAAATGAACACCAATGCACACGAATGCGCCGGGAGCATCGGCTGGCCGCGATCAGGATTTTTGACCACGGATGACACGGATAGCAATTGATTCCGGTGGTTGAGGCGTGCCGGCGGCTGCGTGCGATTTTCGACGCAGCCTGTTCGGATTGTTCAGCATCGGAATTGTAGCGGGGTTGATCGGGTGGCGGGCTGCTTCTTCTTTTTTGGTTCGAGTGTCGCTTCAATCCGTGTCATCGGTGTAATCCGTGGTCAAGAAAAGGATTTCGACCACGAAACATGCGGAACGGCCCGGAGATTCTCACTGGAGCTTCCGCTTCGCAAATGTCTTTACACCGAATGTTTATGGGCGTCTGAGAGCAAGTGCCTGCTAAAAAAACAAGGTAACACTTCAGCGGAGTGAAGTATAGTGGCCAAACCAGAGCGACTTGCCGAATAAAGTGTACGTGCAACTATGGTGCGTCGGCGGCGCAAGACAGCGTTCTGAAAATGCTACCGTCGCATCAGAAGCCGCGTGTCGTCGGAGGACTCCGGCAACGTATTCTTGCACCTTCGCGCCATGCCGGCGGGCCGCCGGCGCGCTCCATACCGCCGCGCGGGCGGTTTCTTTTGCGGGCGTGTGGCCCCTGCTGAGTATTCCGACGAATCACCCTGCCCCGCCTCTTCCTCTTGCGCGCCTGTTCCGGGCGCGTTATAGTGTGTTTACAGCACCATTTCCTCCCGAGGCTCTCCCGATGACATTCATTACGCGGTCAATACTCCTGTGGCGCGCCGCCCCGCTACTCTTCGTCTGCGCCCTGGCGCTGGAAGCGGGCGCCCAGACCGATCTGCTGCCCGACCTCATTGTCGACACGGCGCCCCTGGCGAACCAGTTGATCGATACGGAGACCGAGCCCGGGCACGTGCTGTTTCGCTTTGATTCCGGTCTGCCGAATGTCGGCCGGGGGGAGTTCCTGTTGGAAGCGACCGGGGAAGACGCGGGCGATGGCCGCCAGACGGTGAACCAGCGCATCGTGCGCAGCGACGGGTCTTCCTATCTGCGCGACGCGGGGGAATTCCTGTACAACCCGGAGATCCGCATGATGGAGGCGGCCGGCTGGGTTTCGTACCGCATTCGGGCCATCGAGGGCGAGGTCGGCGTCGGCCCCGTGCTGGCCGAGGGCACGAAACCGGCGGTTCGCATTACGAGCTCGGCGGTGTATGATCGGTCGCTGCCCGGCGCCCCCCAGTTCGGTTTTCGCGCCAACGGCGGCAACCACGGCATCTCCGTGGGCTGGTCGGATATCTACCCCCGCTTTCTACCGCTGCAATGGATCGACGTGACCGGGCTGCCCTCGGGCGATTACTGGCTGGAGGTGGCGGTGGATCCCGGTGGTCATGTGCTGGAATCGGACGACAGCAACAATGTCGGGCGCATCCAGGTGGCCTTGCAGATTCCCGATGTCGCCTGCGCGTCGGACCACCCGCTCGTCGGGGCGGCGGGCGCCTTCACGACCCGCGCCCACGAGGTTTCCGGCGAGGTCCGGGTCGTGGACAACTGCACGCTTCAGCTCGAGAGTTTCACCTACGACG from the Candidatus Hydrogenedentota bacterium genome contains:
- a CDS encoding DM13 domain-containing protein, which codes for MTFITRSILLWRAAPLLFVCALALEAGAQTDLLPDLIVDTAPLANQLIDTETEPGHVLFRFDSGLPNVGRGEFLLEATGEDAGDGRQTVNQRIVRSDGSSYLRDAGEFLYNPEIRMMEAAGWVSYRIRAIEGEVGVGPVLAEGTKPAVRITSSAVYDRSLPGAPQFGFRANGGNHGISVGWSDIYPRFLPLQWIDVTGLPSGDYWLEVAVDPGGHVLESDDSNNVGRIQVALQIPDVACASDHPLVGAAGAFTTRAHEVSGEVRVVDNCTLQLESFTYDGEGLDVRVYGFADATYQNGVDLSGYDLRLPGGYTNETLEITIPGGASLDGVAIISIWCVPAGASFGDAVLTPMSGGEGEGEGEGEGEGEGEGEGEGEGEGEGEGEGEGEGEGEGEGEGEGEGEGEGEGEGEGEGEGEGEGEGEGEGEGEGEGEGEGEGEGEGEVPAGCALPSAIGTRIGTFLADLFLIGATLTTLLGLNRVRQPV